The following are encoded together in the Janthinobacterium sp. Marseille genome:
- a CDS encoding TonB-dependent receptor, with amino-acid sequence MAAQHSPDFARPFEPLATNPSRTENALERHARRTWPLAAALLLASASAAAQSSDQHLAEVVVSASGFEQAIKDAPASITIITREQLETNRVNSVAEALRGVEGVDVGDAPGKTGGMNISMRGMNSRFTLILIDGRRQNTAGSVTPNGFGETSTSFMPPPSAIERIEVIRGPMSTLYGSDAMGGVINIITRKVGKVWSGNVTAETTLQGESQFGNSQAGSVYLSGPLVENLFGLQVRARRYHRDDSNIQWPGKLPGSLTLGNDPVKSTIDTAGAKLTFTPNKDNDISLDIDSSRQTYDNSRGQLGTLDKTGAIRGYLPEQKFNRDQVTLAHTLRMANSVLESSLSHTKTETIGRTIPDGAPGGKPAGSPRTLESESTIFDTKLVTALDTHMLSVGAQWWEAKMIDAIAPRGFDQKQIGVFAEDEWRIRKDLALTVGVRHDNHSTFGGATTPRMYLVWNATDQWTFKGGVSKAYRTPGLEQLVNGLSGIGGQGTIPLYGNPALQPERSVSSELGTYFDNNKGFRANATIFQTDFKDAISTISNYVPPGGGAQGSFPVNVSNATVKGLELGGSLEFARVWRVAANYTYTDSEQKTGANIGKPLENTPKHAANVKLDWRTSEQLNLWAQAEYKSERYRPEDNATSNTKALLGDFKAYTLLNVGGTYKINKSFAINMAVNNLLNKDFVAYRQVRNNGNPNSFANQYISTMEPRRLWISANYTF; translated from the coding sequence ATGGCAGCGCAGCATTCCCCGGACTTCGCACGTCCTTTCGAGCCTTTGGCGACCAATCCATCCCGTACCGAAAACGCGCTGGAGCGTCACGCCCGCCGCACCTGGCCGCTGGCTGCGGCATTGCTCCTCGCATCTGCGTCAGCTGCAGCACAAAGCTCGGACCAACATTTGGCGGAAGTCGTGGTCAGTGCGTCGGGGTTTGAACAGGCAATCAAGGATGCGCCTGCCAGTATCACCATCATTACCCGCGAACAATTGGAAACCAATCGCGTCAACAGCGTTGCTGAAGCCCTGCGCGGCGTTGAAGGCGTGGACGTCGGCGATGCACCGGGTAAAACCGGCGGCATGAATATCAGCATGCGCGGCATGAACAGCCGTTTTACGCTGATCCTGATTGATGGCCGCAGGCAAAATACAGCCGGTAGCGTCACACCTAACGGCTTTGGTGAAACATCCACCTCCTTTATGCCACCACCTTCCGCCATCGAACGTATCGAAGTCATACGCGGACCTATGTCCACGCTGTACGGCTCGGATGCGATGGGCGGCGTCATCAACATCATCACCCGCAAAGTTGGTAAAGTCTGGTCCGGCAACGTCACTGCGGAAACTACCTTGCAAGGTGAATCCCAATTCGGTAACTCACAAGCAGGCAGCGTATATCTGAGCGGGCCTTTGGTAGAAAACCTGTTCGGCCTGCAAGTGCGTGCACGCCGGTATCACCGCGATGATTCCAATATCCAGTGGCCAGGCAAGCTGCCAGGTAGCCTGACACTGGGCAATGACCCGGTTAAATCGACCATCGACACTGCAGGCGCAAAACTGACTTTCACGCCAAACAAAGACAATGACATTTCGCTCGATATAGACAGCTCGCGACAAACCTATGACAACAGTCGCGGCCAGTTAGGCACCCTCGACAAAACCGGTGCAATTCGTGGTTATTTGCCAGAACAAAAATTCAACCGGGATCAAGTCACACTGGCGCACACACTGCGCATGGCAAACAGCGTATTGGAATCCAGTCTCAGTCATACCAAGACCGAAACCATAGGTCGCACCATTCCAGACGGCGCGCCTGGTGGCAAACCCGCTGGCTCACCTCGTACGCTGGAATCGGAGAGCACCATCTTCGATACCAAGCTGGTGACCGCACTCGATACACATATGCTGAGCGTAGGGGCGCAATGGTGGGAAGCCAAAATGATCGATGCAATCGCTCCGCGCGGCTTCGACCAAAAGCAAATTGGTGTCTTTGCCGAAGATGAATGGCGCATCCGCAAGGACCTGGCGCTGACAGTTGGCGTCCGCCATGACAACCACAGCACCTTCGGTGGCGCCACTACGCCACGCATGTATCTCGTCTGGAACGCAACCGATCAATGGACCTTTAAAGGCGGCGTCAGTAAAGCCTATCGCACCCCCGGGCTGGAACAACTGGTCAATGGTTTGTCAGGTATCGGCGGCCAGGGCACTATTCCGTTATACGGCAATCCTGCGCTACAACCAGAACGTAGTGTCAGCAGCGAACTCGGAACTTACTTCGACAATAACAAGGGCTTCCGTGCCAACGCCACCATCTTCCAGACTGACTTCAAAGATGCCATCAGCACCATTAGTAACTACGTCCCGCCAGGCGGTGGTGCACAGGGCAGTTTCCCTGTTAACGTCAGCAATGCAACAGTAAAAGGCCTGGAGCTCGGTGGCAGCCTGGAATTTGCCCGCGTCTGGAGAGTAGCGGCCAACTATACCTACACAGACAGCGAGCAAAAAACCGGCGCGAATATCGGCAAGCCCCTGGAAAACACTCCCAAGCACGCTGCCAACGTAAAACTGGATTGGCGCACATCAGAGCAACTGAATCTGTGGGCACAGGCAGAATACAAAAGCGAACGCTATCGCCCTGAAGACAATGCCACCAGCAATACCAAAGCACTACTCGGTGACTTCAAGGCATATACATTGCTGAACGTGGGCGGTACATACAAAATCAACAAATCTTTTGCGATCAATATGGCCGTCAACAATTTGTTGAATAAAGACTTTGTCGCCTATCGCCAGGTCAGAAACAATGGCAATCCAAATAGCTTTGCCAATCAGTACATCAGCACCATGGAGCCGCGTCGCCTGTGGATCTCCGCCAATTACACTTTCTGA
- the rarD gene encoding EamA family transporter RarD, with the protein MNPGMLYALCAYVAWGSFPIYFKSLHDIAPLEILLHRMVWALGFLLIVLAVRRQWAWLSAVLRQPKVLAGFTASALLLSTNWFVYIWAVNHDRIIDASLGYFMTPLVNVLLGFLVLGERLRRLQWAAVFVAALGVAWLTWENGHLPWIGLTLGLTFGTYGLLRKTAKLGALEGLSLETLLLFPLAVLALAVMAWNGSNSFIHAPTASQWLLVAAGPITAIPLLLFATAARRIPLSTLGLLQYITPTLQLLVGVWLYHEPFSSARLVGFAAIWIALGLYSADGLWQNYRQPAVDAQK; encoded by the coding sequence ATGAATCCCGGCATGCTGTACGCACTCTGCGCCTATGTGGCCTGGGGCTCGTTTCCGATTTATTTCAAATCGCTGCACGATATTGCGCCGTTGGAAATCCTGCTGCACCGGATGGTGTGGGCGCTCGGTTTCCTGCTCATCGTACTCGCCGTGCGCAGGCAATGGGCGTGGTTAAGCGCTGTCTTGCGCCAACCTAAAGTATTGGCCGGCTTTACCGCCAGTGCACTGCTGTTATCGACCAACTGGTTTGTCTATATCTGGGCCGTCAATCACGACCGCATCATTGATGCCAGCCTCGGCTATTTCATGACGCCGCTGGTGAATGTACTCCTCGGCTTCCTGGTGTTGGGCGAACGCCTGCGTCGCCTGCAATGGGCAGCGGTATTTGTGGCTGCGCTGGGCGTCGCCTGGCTGACCTGGGAAAATGGGCATTTGCCATGGATAGGACTAACGCTCGGACTGACCTTCGGCACCTACGGTTTGTTGCGTAAAACTGCCAAACTCGGCGCACTGGAAGGCTTGTCCCTGGAAACCTTATTGTTGTTCCCGCTCGCAGTACTTGCGTTGGCGGTGATGGCCTGGAATGGCAGTAACAGCTTCATCCACGCGCCGACTGCATCGCAATGGCTACTGGTTGCGGCCGGTCCTATCACTGCCATTCCACTGCTGCTGTTTGCTACAGCAGCACGTCGCATACCGCTATCCACGCTCGGGCTTTTGCAATACATCACGCCGACGCTGCAATTACTGGTCGGCGTCTGGCTGTATCACGAGCCATTCAGTAGCGCACGCCTGGTCGGCTTTGCCGCGATCTGGATCGCGCTCGGTTTGTACTCGGCAGACGGACTATGGCAAAACTATAGGCAGCCCGCCGTCGATGCACAAAAGTAA